DNA from Acidimicrobiia bacterium:
CTGGTGGCGACGCTGCTCGCGCCCGGGGAGCATCGCCTCGACAACGTCCCACCCATCGTCGACGTCCGCTTGATGGCGCGGGTCGTTGGTCACATCGGCGCCGAGGTCGTCACCGAAGGGTCATCGGTGCGGGTGATCGTGCCCGAATCCTTGACGCCCGAGGCCCCCATCGACCTGGTGCGTCAGATGCGAGCCTCCATCCTGGTGCTCGGTGCCCTGCTCGCTCGGTGTGGGGAGGCACGGGTTGCCTTCCCCGGCGGTGACGACTTCGGGTCGCGGCCCATCGACATGCACCTGGACGGGCTGCGGTCCATGGGGGCGTCGTTCGAATTGGAGCACGGCGTTCTCGTCGCCTCGGCGCCGGGGGGCCTGGTCGGCGCCGAGGTCAGCCTCGACTTCCCGAGCGTGGGTGCTACCGAAAACGTGCTCCTGGCGGCAGTTCTCGCCCGCGGAACCACGACCATCATCAACGCAGCCCGCGAGCCCGAGATCCGTGACCTGGCAGAGGCGCTCGTCGCCATGGGTGCGGTGATCCGCGGGGCCGGCACCTCCACCCTCGAGATAGACGGCGTGGCACAGCTGCGGCCGAGCCGGCATCGTGTCGTCCCGGATCGTCTGGAAGCCGGGACGTTCCTGGTTGCCGGAGCCATCACCGGGGGCGACGTGACCGTGACCGATTGTGTCCCCGAGCATCTCCGGATGGAGCTGCGCAAGCTGGGAGAGGCCGGGTGCGAGATCGAGACGGGCAAGGACTGGATCAGGCTGGTCGGACCCGAGCGTCCCGCGGCCGTCGACTTCGCCACGCTGCCGTACCCCGGATTCCACACCGACATGCATCCTCAGATGGTGGCGCTGCTGTCGCTGGCGGCGGGGATCTCCGTGATGACCGAGAACATCTACGCCGCTCGGTTCCGTTATGTGGGGGAGCTGGTTCGGATGGGTGCCGACATCCAGTTGGAGGGTCAGCACGTGATCATTCGGGGCGTCGAACGTCTCAGTGGGTGCCCGGTGGATGCGTGTGACATTCGTGCCGGTGCCGCCCTGGTGCTGGCCGGCCTGGCCGCCGACGGCGAGACCACCGTGACCGAAGTGGGGCACATCGACCGCGGCTACACCGACTTCGAGGGCAGACTCGCGTCGCTCGGGGCGAAGATCGAAAGAGTGGCTGTGAGCTGAAGCTCACCGCCACTGCTAACAGCTAACAGCTAACAGCTCACAGCCAGACGCAGTTCTGGCTGGTAGCTGGTGGCTGGTGGCTGGTGGCTGGCTTCTACACTCGGGAATGGTTTCGCGAGCTGATGGGGTTTCAATCAGCGATGAGTGACGACAGCACGACCACGACGATCGACGACACGGCTGCGGCCGAGGTCGATCTCACGCTGCTCAACGAGACGCTCGAGTACATCCGCCCGGCGCTCCAGGCAGATGGCGGCGACCTCGTGCTCCTCGGCGTCGACGACGGCACCGTGAACCTCCAGCTGGTCGGGGCCTGCGGCGGATGCCCGATGTCCACGATGACGCTCACCGCCGGCATCGAACGGATCCTGATCGACCGGGTCCCCGGCATCACCGCGGTGAACGCGGTATAGAAACGCGACAACGCTCAACGCTCAACGCAAGACGGGCGGATCTCTGGCGTTGAGCGTTAAGCGTTAAGCGTTCCCGCGGTCTGATGACGCTCAACGCAGGACCGACTTCCTCTGGCGTTATGCGTTATGCGTTATGCGTTCCCGCGGTCTGATGACGCTCAAACGCTTGACGCTCAGCGCAGGACCGACTTCCTCTGGCGTTATGCGTTGAGCGTTGAGCGTTGGTTCTATCCTCGCCCTCGTGACTTCACCGGACCGCGCTGATTTGATCCCTGCCGTTGTTTCCGGGGATCGGCGTGCGCTGGCTCGGGTGCTGAGCATTTTCGAGGACCGACGCGAGGGGGTCGACAGCCTCGTCGCAGAGGCATTCGCCGTCGCGGTGCCGGCGCACCGGATAGGGATCACGGGTGCCCCGGGGGCCGGCAAGAGCACGCTGACCGACGCCCTGGTGGCCGAAACCAGGAGGCGGGGCAAGAACGTCGGTGTGCTCGCCGTCGACCCGACCAGCCCGTTCAGCGGTGGTGCCATCCTCGGTGACCGGGTGCGCATGCAGCGCCATGTGCTCGACGAGGGAGTGTTCGTGCGTTCGATGGCGAGCCGTGGCCACCTCGGTGGCCTCTCCCTGGCGGCTCCCCAGGCGTTGGTGGCCCTGGAGGCAGCGGGATTCGACCCGATCCTGGTGGAAACGGTGGGTGTCGGACAGGATGAGGTGGAGGTCGCCGCCCAGGCCGACACTGTGATCGTGGTGCTCACACCCGGCTGGGGCGACGGCGTTCAGGCGGCCAAGGCCGGGGTCCTCGAGATCGGCGATGTGTTCGCGGTCAACAAGGCCGACCGTCCGGGCGCCGCCGAAACCGTCTCCGACATCAAGGCGATGCTGGCGATGGGCCACCGTGGCGACTGGGTGCCACCCGTGGTGACGACCGTCGCCACGGAGGGGACCGGAGTCGTCGAAGTGTGGGAAGCGGTCATGGCGCATCGGGACCATCTCGGTGAGGCAGGGCTGGAGGAGCGCCGTTCCGCTCGTCGTCGTGCGGAGTTGAGCACTGCCGTCGTCGAGGGCTTCAGGCAGCGGGCGGCGGCGATGATCGACGCCGGTGGGGACGTGGTCGCCGACGTCGAAGCCGGTCGGATGGACCCGTGGACGGCCGCCCGCCGTCTGCTCGCCGCCGACTGATCGAGCGCAGGCTACGAACCGGAGAAGCGGGCCTGGCGCTTCTCGAGGAAGGCGGCGACCCCCTCGGCGGCGTCTTCGGTGGCGAATACCTCGGCGAATCCATCGGCCTCCAGGGCGAGAGCATCGGCGATCGGGAGGCCCAGTCCCCCGTTCATGACCCGCTTGGCCATCCCGAGGGCACGGGTCGGTCCCTCGGCCCAGGCCGCCGCCGCTGCCAACGCCTCCTCGAGGAGGGCTGCTGCCGGCACCACGCGGTCGGCCAAACCGATGGCGAGGGCCTCGTCGGCCTCGACCATCCGGCCCGAGTAGTTGAGGTCGCGCGCCTTCCCCAGCCCGATGAGGCGCGGGAGCCGTTGCGTCCCGCCCGCTCCGGGGATGATCCCCAGCTTGATCTCGGGTTGGCCGACCCTGGCATCGTCGGCGAGGAACCGGAAGTCGCAGGCCAGAGCAAGCTCCAGGCCCCCACCGAGGGCAAAGCCGCGCACCGCGGCGATCACCGGCTTGGGAAGCGACTCGATCTCGACGGTGAGGCGGGAGAGGTGGGTCCCGAGGTCGGCGGCCGATCCACCGCCGTCCATGGCCGCTTTGAAGGCGGTGATGTCGGCGCCGGCGGCGAAGTGCGGCGCTCCGGTGATCACGACGGCGCGCACGTCGGGCGCCGCCGCCTCGGCGACCGCAGTGTGGAGGTCTTCGATCAGCTCCCCGGAGAGGGCATTGACCGGGGGGCGTTCCAGGGTGATGACGGCGACGGCGTCATGGCGTGCGAGTGATGCGAGCGTCATGGCGGCCATGGTACGCCGGCTAGTCGTCGCCGCCCCCGGCGAGGCTCTGCTGGAAGCGTCGCAGGTTGCCTCGCCAGATGGCCCGCAGCACCGGGCCGGCGACGATGACGCCGATTGGACCTCCGAGATACCAGGGGAACCTGATCGACTCGGACCACACCATCCTGGTACCGCCCTCGTGCTCTTCGAGCCGAAACGATCCGGTTCCGGTGAACAGACCGCGATGGGCGACCCCCATGAGTCGTGGCGGATCCCACTGCGTGAACTCGATCACGTCGCGGGTGCGGAACGGTCCGACCCGGGTGGCGACGGCGAGAATGGTGCCAACACCGCGGGTCCTGGTGCCGGTGAACTCTGCCGACTCGGCATCGGCCATCCACTCGACGTGGCGTTCCACCGCTTCGAGTTCCCGCCACACCCGATCACGCGGCTGGGCGAGGTCGATGGAGAGGGTGATGCGGGGCACGGGCTCAGGGTACGGGCCCGCCGGGCGCATGCCGCTCGCATCGGTACGATCCCGATCCAATGGTCACCAAGCGCGGACGGACCTGGATCTCCCGGGGGGCTGTCGTCGCCGTCCTCGTGCTCGTCGCCCTCGTCGGAGGCGGGGTCTGGTACCACGCCGGGGAGATCGAACGGTCGGTGCTTCGACTGCCCGCGGGCCACGGCGCCCCGGAGCGGTTCGGGCCCGCTGCGACCCCCGGCGAGGTCGACGTGGCCTACACCGAGATCATCCTGGGCGGCCCCGCCGGCGACTACCCGACCTGGTTGATCGAGGGCGTGTCCGACCGGTGGGTGGTGTTCGTCCACGGGCTGGACGGTGACCGTCGCGAAGCGCTGCGAGTCCTTCCATCGCTGGTCGGTGCGGGGCATCCCGCGCTGGTCGTGTCCTATCGCAACGACGGCGACGGTCCCGTCGACGGCAGCGGTCGTCACACCCTCGGTGCGACCGAATGGCGGGACCTCGATCTGGCGGTGTCGTTCGCCGTGGCGAACGGCGCTGGCGACGTCGTCCTCTACGGCTTCGGAGCCGGGGCGTCCGTGATCGGCGCCTACTTGGCCAACGACCCTCTCGGTGTGGTCTCCGGGGTTGTGTTCGATGGTCCGTTGGTCGATGCCACGGACGCTGCTCTGGCGGTCTCCGCCCGCCGCCGGGTTCCAGCGTTGCTGGCACGCTGGGCTCGAGCCATGGTGACGTTCCGATTCGGCGTGGATCTCGCCTCCTCGAGTCTGCTGGGTCGCATCGACCACCTGACCATGCCGGTACTTCTGATCCACGGGGAGGCCGACGATCGCCATCCGGTCGCGTCGACCCGCCTTCTCGCCGACGCTCTCCCCGACGCGGTACTGCACATCGTGGACGGGGCTGGGCACGGCGAAGCCTGGAACGTGGGTCGGTTCGGCTATGAGTCGACGGTGCGAGCGTTCGTGCGCGATCTTCCGTCGGGTTCCGAGCCGTGACCACCGGTCGCGCCACCGCCATACTCTGCGGGTGATGCTGTACCTCGACCATGCTGCGGCGACCCCCCTGCGTGCTGAAGCACGCGGGGCGATGGAGCCGTACCTCGACGCCGATTTCGGCAACCCGTCGGGGATCCACGGCGTCAGCCGGCGGGCCAAGGACGCCGTCGAGGCAGCT
Protein-coding regions in this window:
- the murA gene encoding UDP-N-acetylglucosamine 1-carboxyvinyltransferase yields the protein MDQFLVSGGTPLEGSVGVFGAKNAALKHLVATLLAPGEHRLDNVPPIVDVRLMARVVGHIGAEVVTEGSSVRVIVPESLTPEAPIDLVRQMRASILVLGALLARCGEARVAFPGGDDFGSRPIDMHLDGLRSMGASFELEHGVLVASAPGGLVGAEVSLDFPSVGATENVLLAAVLARGTTTIINAAREPEIRDLAEALVAMGAVIRGAGTSTLEIDGVAQLRPSRHRVVPDRLEAGTFLVAGAITGGDVTVTDCVPEHLRMELRKLGEAGCEIETGKDWIRLVGPERPAAVDFATLPYPGFHTDMHPQMVALLSLAAGISVMTENIYAARFRYVGELVRMGADIQLEGQHVIIRGVERLSGCPVDACDIRAGAALVLAGLAADGETTVTEVGHIDRGYTDFEGRLASLGAKIERVAVS
- a CDS encoding NifU family protein, which gives rise to MSDDSTTTTIDDTAAAEVDLTLLNETLEYIRPALQADGGDLVLLGVDDGTVNLQLVGACGGCPMSTMTLTAGIERILIDRVPGITAVNAV
- a CDS encoding SRPBCC family protein is translated as MPRITLSIDLAQPRDRVWRELEAVERHVEWMADAESAEFTGTRTRGVGTILAVATRVGPFRTRDVIEFTQWDPPRLMGVAHRGLFTGTGSFRLEEHEGGTRMVWSESIRFPWYLGGPIGVIVAGPVLRAIWRGNLRRFQQSLAGGGDD
- the meaB gene encoding methylmalonyl Co-A mutase-associated GTPase MeaB, which encodes MTSPDRADLIPAVVSGDRRALARVLSIFEDRREGVDSLVAEAFAVAVPAHRIGITGAPGAGKSTLTDALVAETRRRGKNVGVLAVDPTSPFSGGAILGDRVRMQRHVLDEGVFVRSMASRGHLGGLSLAAPQALVALEAAGFDPILVETVGVGQDEVEVAAQADTVIVVLTPGWGDGVQAAKAGVLEIGDVFAVNKADRPGAAETVSDIKAMLAMGHRGDWVPPVVTTVATEGTGVVEVWEAVMAHRDHLGEAGLEERRSARRRAELSTAVVEGFRQRAAAMIDAGGDVVADVEAGRMDPWTAARRLLAAD
- a CDS encoding alpha/beta hydrolase; this translates as MVTKRGRTWISRGAVVAVLVLVALVGGGVWYHAGEIERSVLRLPAGHGAPERFGPAATPGEVDVAYTEIILGGPAGDYPTWLIEGVSDRWVVFVHGLDGDRREALRVLPSLVGAGHPALVVSYRNDGDGPVDGSGRHTLGATEWRDLDLAVSFAVANGAGDVVLYGFGAGASVIGAYLANDPLGVVSGVVFDGPLVDATDAALAVSARRRVPALLARWARAMVTFRFGVDLASSSLLGRIDHLTMPVLLIHGEADDRHPVASTRLLADALPDAVLHIVDGAGHGEAWNVGRFGYESTVRAFVRDLPSGSEP
- a CDS encoding enoyl-CoA hydratase-related protein encodes the protein MTLASLARHDAVAVITLERPPVNALSGELIEDLHTAVAEAAAPDVRAVVITGAPHFAAGADITAFKAAMDGGGSAADLGTHLSRLTVEIESLPKPVIAAVRGFALGGGLELALACDFRFLADDARVGQPEIKLGIIPGAGGTQRLPRLIGLGKARDLNYSGRMVEADEALAIGLADRVVPAAALLEEALAAAAAWAEGPTRALGMAKRVMNGGLGLPIADALALEADGFAEVFATEDAAEGVAAFLEKRQARFSGS